From the genome of Nicotiana sylvestris chromosome 2, ASM39365v2, whole genome shotgun sequence, one region includes:
- the LOC138882351 gene encoding uncharacterized protein codes for MGFLQPVPQTRHNPASPAYKADVRCAYHSGAEGHDTNDCWTLRRAVESLIEQGKIVLRDEEVPNVTNNLLPAHNNGPLIGMICEDKEFDPALKAIIAIVDAERKPKAAPKQEKGEKKINTVKAELEKKAETKTEKMVPSKNEVLYIPRGRSEKPQRFEIKRAIPMYVSKGAYVIRRIIKPPRLNEPVVIGRVPQKPMTDPSTVLWNYQQTLVTYKGKEITVELPENTSAGKYSDTQEVNNATRKRFPPKKPVSAEEAEDFFQKMNMPDYEVVDQLRKYPEQVSMLSLLMRSVEHQKILLKTLNEAYVPAETSLEQLERMMKRFFAVNQVSFSKNDLPPEGAAHNKALHLTVKCEDYYVKRVMLEGGSGVDICPLSMLQRMEIGTGRIRPNNVCVRVFDGINRYTLGEIDLILTIGPVEFKVTFQVLDMDTSYNFLLGRPWIHAAGVVPSTLHQMVKFEDEDREILVHGEDEQSIYRDLSTPCLEAREESEHTIYQVFEVVLAEQYEEGALVPNLSCPTLQSWLLKKWSDRDSNREKGLENCCKE; via the coding sequence atgggtttcctgcaaccagtccctcaaacaaggcacaatccagcatcacctgcttacaaagccgatgtcaggtgtgcttatcattcgggagcagaagggcatgataccaatgattgttggactttaagaagGGCGGTAGAGAGCTTAATAGAACAAGGAAAGATAGtattaagggacgaggaggtcccaaatgtgaccaacaatctgttgcctgctcacaataatgggccgttgattgggatgatctgtgaggacaaggagtttgatcctgccctaaaagctataatcgccattgtcgatgcAGAGAGAAAGCCTAAAGCAGCCCCGAAgcaagagaaaggggaaaagaagattaATACTGTCAAGGCTGAGCTCGAAAAGAAGGCTGAGACAAAGACAGAGAAGATGGTGCCTTCGAAGAATGAGGTTCTCTATATTCCACGGGGTCGATCAGAGAAGCCACAGAGATTCGAAATAAAAAGGGCAATACCGATGTACGTgtcaaaaggggcctatgtgatCCGGAGGATAAttaaaccacctcggctgaatgagccagtggttatcggacgcgtaccaCAGAAGCCAATGACAGACCCGTCTACGGTACTATGGAATTACCAACAAACATTGGTTacatacaaaggcaaagaaatcacgGTAGAACTGCCAGAAAATACTTCTGCTGGAAAATATTCAGACACTCAAGAAgtgaacaacgccacacggaagcgcttcccacccaagaagcctgtaagcgctGAAGAAGCAGAGGATTTCTTCCAGAAGATGAATATGCCTGACTATGAAGTGGTGGATCAGTTGCGTAAATACCCTGAACAAGTGTCTATGCTATCTTTGCTAATGAGGTCCGTCGAACATCAGAAGATCCTGCTCAAAACCTTGAACGAAGCGTATGTACCGGCTGAGACTTCACTTGAACAACTTGAAAGAATGATGAAAAGGTTCTTTGCGGTTAATCAAGTTTCTTTTAGCAAGAACGATTTGCCTCCggagggagcagctcacaacaagGCTTTACATCTAACAGTCAAGtgtgaagactactacgtcaagcgagtaatgttggaagggggttcgggtgttgacatttgcccgctctccatgctgcaaagaatggaaattgggaccggaaggatTCGCCCCAATAATGTTTGTGTAAGAGTTTTTGATGGTATCAATAGGTACACCCTCGGAGAAATAGACCTGATATTGACTATCGGGCCGGTGGAGTTCaaagtaaccttccaggtactggatatggacacatcttacaattttctcctcggaagaccttggattcatgctgcggGGGTTGTACCctccactctccaccaaatggtgaagtttgaagaTGAAGATCGGGAAATtttggtccacggagaagacgaacagtctatttatcgggacctaTCCACcccatgtcttgaagcaagagaagAGAGTGAGCACACaatttatcaggtttttgaagttgtgttggcggagcagtatgaagaaggagCCCTTgtccccaacctttcttgtccaacgcTTCAATCATGGTTGCTAAAGAAATGGTCCGACAGGGATTCAAACCGGGAAAAGGGCTTGGAAAATtgctgcaaggaataa